Part of the Pseudomonas sp. P8_241 genome is shown below.
AATCAGAAATTGCTATGGGTTGTCAGCGACAACGTCTATCGCTTGAGTACCTGGAAGTTTGTGACACGCTTGACGTTTGCCACAACCATTTGAAGAACTATTGAAACTTTTTATCTGAAGCTTTCCGCTAGGTCTGCCAGTCGCTTTTTGCTAAGGTGTCTGGCAACCAAATAAGACCATGTCGTGAGGTGTCTGCTTGATTAGGGTGCTAGTAGTCGATGACCACGATCTCGTTCGTACAGGCATTACACGAATGCTGGCTGACATCGATGGCCTGCAAGTAGTCGGCCAGGCTGAATCGGGTGAAGAGTCCTTGATCAAGGCGCGTGAACTCAAGCCCGATGTGGTCTTGATGGACGTCAAAATGCCCGGTATCGGCGGTCTTGAAGCCACTCGCAAATTGCTGCGCAGTCATCCGGATATCAAAGTCGTTGCGGTAACCGTCTGTGAAGAAGACCCGTTTCCTACACGGCTGTTGCAAGCCGGTGCCGCAGGGTATCTGACCAAGGGCGCCGGGTTGCCGGAAATGGTCCAGGCCATCCGCCTGGTATTCGCCGGACAACGTTACATCAGCCCGCAGATCGCGCAGCAGCTGGCAATAAAATCGTTTCAGCCAACCAATGATTCCCCCTTCGATGCGTTGTCGGAGCGAGAGATCCAGATTGCGTTGATGATTGTCGGTTGCCAGAAAGTGCAGATCATTTCCGACAAACTTTGCCTCTCCCCCAAAACCGTAAACACCTACCGCTACCGCATCTTCGAAAAGCTTTCGATCAGCAGCGATGTCGAGTTGACGCTGTTGGCGGTTCGGCATGGCATGGTTGACGCCAGTCTCTGATAATGACCGAAACCTTTGATCCAAGCGCCTTTCTGTCCACGGTCAGTGGGCGTCCCGGCGTGTACCGCATGTTCGATAGCGATGCGCGGCTGCTGTACGTCGGTAAAGCGAAAAACCTCAAGAATCGCCTGTCGAGCTACTTTCGAAAATCGGGTCTTGCCCCCAAGACCGCCGCATTGGTGGCGCGTATCGCGCAAGTCGAAACAACCATCACGGCCAACGAAACCGAAGCCTTGCTGCTTGAACAGACGTTGATCAAGGAATGGCGCCCCCCCTACAACATCCTGCTGCGCGACGACAAATCCTACCCTTACGTGTATCTCTCGGATGGCCAGTTTCCACGCCTGAGCATTCATCGCGGTGCGAAAAAGGGTAAAGGAAAGTATTTTGGTCCTTACCCTAGCGCGGGGGCCATTCGCGAAAGTCTGAGTCTGTTGCAAAAGACGTTTTTTGTTCGCCAGTGTGAAGACAGTTACTACAAGAATCGGACACGTCCTTGTCTGCAATATCAGATAAAGCGCTGCAAGGCACCCTGTGTTGGCTTTGTAGAACCCCAGGTGTACGCAGAAGACGTTCGGCACTCGGTGATGTTCCTGGAAGGGCGCAGCCATGCGCTGACCGATGAGTTGTCCGCCGGGATGGAAGAAGCGGCGATCAATCTGGAGTTCGAGCGGGCAGCCGAGTTGCGTGATCAGATCGCCTTGCTGCGACGGGTTCAGGACCAGCAGAGCATGGAAGGCGGGACGGGCGACGTCGATGTGATCGCCGCCTTTGTCAATCCGGGGGGCGCCTGTGTCCACCTGATCAGTGTGCGGGGCGGGCGGGTACTCGGTAGCAAGA
Proteins encoded:
- the uvrY gene encoding UvrY/SirA/GacA family response regulator transcription factor, which translates into the protein MIRVLVVDDHDLVRTGITRMLADIDGLQVVGQAESGEESLIKARELKPDVVLMDVKMPGIGGLEATRKLLRSHPDIKVVAVTVCEEDPFPTRLLQAGAAGYLTKGAGLPEMVQAIRLVFAGQRYISPQIAQQLAIKSFQPTNDSPFDALSEREIQIALMIVGCQKVQIISDKLCLSPKTVNTYRYRIFEKLSISSDVELTLLAVRHGMVDASL